The following are from one region of the Priestia filamentosa genome:
- a CDS encoding S-layer homology domain-containing protein has product MKKLLLPMFFVVSLFFISHPLNASAQVVDETKLKTAQFDYEDYYQNKVITYRGDSGITFTSYSTKWNTVEKLKALETELLKNKHGEELKLLSTINIFPDYPAGQDVLGQYFAEYTYGSKSVSLSPNRKIYLYGGDKYSTVESIASTMAHEYGHHFTFYHLFKKEHLVPSKWKESQYAQIRHMKQYGPFNQNPVPYKWDLSEILAEDYVELFGSSKAIASHMPMNSVIQSPFENKSIQQYWPEAIQEKEYKPEETIPLYLTDYKSSSLLSLQLTALNLGKLDTYLVAQDDEDKYLPVLFDTFKGAMQVRKWYEGEKLGSKSSWLFSKDQNNGIVFKLIQHSEDGFNRGSERLKINLQNIEGSEISNAKLIEHLTLTKEEIEEKMLQEGIREGVPYELIKAVAAVSSNYEQFQNEQPKVDDNGRIGIMGVKLTAEQAAAQNIDFESLKYSPLYNIEIGVKLLKEHFNDNTLPSMRNKNQQMLEHWYFALMAYRGFTEDTNPQKTDNFQHSIYKYIADITTRDLQEIPYIEASQYNGVVKLTKKVYPLEGATEATSLYTNNQKGYIYTGKGVLYNQPGEKVLTSLPKYTPVLIRENAMLKDGHLFYKVNTFNGQNGYIRAEHIKGGDVTIFSDIVQDEVVSAVGYLQLRGVIEGYGDGTFRPYQSLSREHAAKMIVQELQLTKDPTYKMKSTDVNKDNLYYTQLAILEQYDIMGRGGKLRPKEPLTREQMAAVLARAYSKVYKEAEQERVFKDVKKTSWSYNDINILAENRITVLNEYYRPYENVTRGQFALFLQRSASLK; this is encoded by the coding sequence ATGAAAAAACTGCTGTTACCTATGTTTTTTGTTGTCAGTTTGTTTTTTATTAGCCACCCTTTAAATGCTTCTGCACAAGTTGTGGATGAAACAAAACTAAAAACAGCTCAGTTTGATTATGAAGATTATTATCAAAATAAAGTAATAACATACAGGGGAGATTCCGGTATTACTTTTACAAGCTATAGTACAAAGTGGAATACGGTAGAAAAACTAAAAGCACTTGAAACAGAATTGTTGAAAAATAAGCATGGGGAAGAACTCAAGCTTTTATCAACCATTAATATTTTTCCAGACTATCCAGCTGGACAAGATGTGCTTGGACAATATTTTGCGGAATATACGTATGGGAGTAAATCAGTCTCGCTTTCCCCGAATCGAAAAATTTATCTTTACGGAGGTGATAAATATTCAACAGTAGAAAGTATTGCTTCAACTATGGCCCATGAGTATGGACATCATTTTACATTTTATCACCTTTTTAAAAAAGAGCATTTAGTTCCTAGCAAGTGGAAAGAATCCCAATATGCACAAATTCGCCATATGAAACAGTACGGTCCATTCAATCAAAACCCTGTTCCATACAAGTGGGATTTATCAGAGATATTAGCTGAAGACTATGTTGAGTTATTTGGCTCTAGCAAAGCTATTGCTAGCCATATGCCAATGAATAGTGTAATTCAGTCACCGTTTGAAAACAAGAGCATTCAGCAGTATTGGCCAGAGGCCATACAGGAAAAAGAATATAAGCCAGAAGAGACTATTCCGCTTTATCTTACGGATTATAAATCATCTAGTTTGCTTAGCCTACAACTAACAGCTTTAAACCTTGGAAAACTCGACACTTATCTAGTTGCCCAAGATGATGAAGATAAATATCTGCCAGTCCTTTTTGATACCTTTAAGGGTGCGATGCAAGTACGGAAATGGTATGAAGGGGAGAAGCTTGGAAGTAAATCAAGTTGGCTTTTCTCAAAAGACCAAAATAACGGCATAGTGTTTAAGCTTATTCAGCATAGCGAAGATGGTTTTAATAGGGGATCAGAACGGTTAAAAATCAATCTTCAAAATATAGAGGGGAGTGAGATAAGTAATGCTAAGCTTATTGAACACTTAACTCTGACTAAAGAGGAAATAGAAGAGAAGATGCTCCAGGAGGGAATTAGAGAGGGAGTTCCCTATGAATTGATTAAAGCAGTTGCAGCGGTAAGCTCTAATTACGAGCAGTTTCAAAATGAGCAGCCCAAAGTAGATGATAACGGTAGAATAGGTATTATGGGGGTAAAATTAACAGCTGAACAGGCTGCAGCTCAAAACATTGATTTCGAATCCTTAAAATATAGCCCACTTTACAATATTGAAATTGGAGTAAAATTATTAAAAGAGCATTTCAATGATAATACGCTTCCCTCTATGAGGAACAAAAATCAGCAGATGTTAGAACATTGGTATTTTGCACTTATGGCATACAGAGGTTTTACAGAGGATACAAATCCCCAAAAAACAGATAACTTTCAGCATTCTATATACAAATATATAGCGGATATAACAACAAGGGATTTACAAGAAATTCCATATATAGAAGCTAGCCAGTATAATGGGGTAGTTAAGTTAACAAAGAAAGTTTATCCCTTAGAAGGAGCAACAGAAGCAACAAGTTTATATACGAATAATCAAAAAGGATATATTTATACTGGTAAGGGAGTTTTATATAATCAACCGGGGGAAAAAGTGCTTACAAGTCTCCCGAAATATACTCCAGTTTTAATTAGAGAAAATGCCATGTTGAAAGATGGTCACCTATTTTATAAAGTTAATACATTTAACGGGCAGAATGGATATATACGAGCAGAACATATCAAAGGTGGGGATGTAACAATATTCAGTGATATTGTTCAAGATGAAGTTGTATCAGCGGTAGGCTATCTGCAATTAAGGGGAGTTATTGAAGGTTATGGAGATGGAACATTTCGACCGTATCAATCATTAAGCCGTGAACATGCGGCGAAAATGATTGTTCAGGAATTACAGTTAACAAAAGATCCTACATATAAAATGAAGTCAACTGATGTTAATAAAGATAATCTCTACTACACACAACTCGCTATTTTAGAACAATATGACATTATGGGGCGGGGAGGAAAACTTCGCCCGAAAGAACCGTTAACAAGAGAACAAATGGCAGCTGTTCTAGCGAGAGCTTACAGCAAAGTATATAAGGAAGCAGAACAAGAGAGAGTTTTTAAGGATGTAAAGAAAACTTCTTGGAGTTATAACGATATTAATATATTAG